The Chloracidobacterium sp. genome includes a window with the following:
- a CDS encoding amino acid permease, with amino-acid sequence MTEEPKLRRELTLTDALALTVGTIIGTGVFLKTAVMGQSLGSPLAVLAAWVAAGLLSLAGALTYAELGAMLPRAGGEYVFLRAAYGDLPAFLYGWMRFTVAAAGSIAIYGVGFSIFLGGLVDYGAAWYAPTFHIFGVEVSWRFGAQQVTAIGAIIVFSILNGLGVVIGGRAQSFLTAVKVAAIVMIVGGVLFGSRTGNWANLWVSDCPATISAATFGAAMLAALWAFDGWNNLPMAAGEVRDPGRNIPRALIIGMVIVLAVYGLANVAYCYALPMSAIVTANSTAYPDAPPVATKAVETFLGDGGSRLVSAAFVLSSLGALNGSILTNARVPYAMARDGLFFASFARLNRAAVPAWAMTAQALWACILAVSGTFDQLTDYVVFASWVFYALATAGVFVLRRTQPEAERPYRTLGYPLVPLAFLAVAGWLIINTLLTSPVSSGIGLGIIALGLPLYWFNRRQTARAAV; translated from the coding sequence ATGACTGAGGAACCCAAACTTCGGCGTGAATTGACGCTGACCGATGCGCTGGCGTTGACCGTCGGTACGATCATCGGCACTGGAGTGTTTTTGAAAACCGCCGTTATGGGACAGAGCCTTGGCTCACCCTTGGCTGTGCTGGCCGCGTGGGTTGCAGCCGGATTACTGTCGTTGGCCGGGGCGCTCACGTACGCCGAACTGGGGGCGATGCTGCCGCGCGCCGGCGGGGAGTACGTGTTTTTACGCGCCGCTTACGGCGACCTGCCAGCGTTCCTTTACGGCTGGATGCGGTTCACGGTTGCGGCCGCTGGCTCGATTGCCATCTATGGCGTCGGCTTTTCCATTTTTCTGGGCGGTCTTGTGGACTACGGCGCAGCGTGGTACGCGCCCACCTTTCATATCTTTGGGGTGGAAGTTTCGTGGCGGTTCGGCGCGCAGCAGGTCACGGCGATTGGCGCGATTATTGTTTTCTCGATTCTCAACGGTTTGGGCGTCGTGATCGGCGGTCGGGCGCAGTCATTCCTAACGGCTGTCAAGGTGGCGGCGATTGTCATGATTGTCGGCGGCGTGTTGTTTGGTTCGCGGACGGGAAACTGGGCGAATCTTTGGGTTTCTGACTGTCCAGCGACTATCAGTGCAGCGACCTTTGGAGCGGCAATGTTGGCCGCGCTGTGGGCCTTCGACGGATGGAACAATTTGCCGATGGCGGCAGGCGAAGTGCGCGACCCCGGACGGAATATACCGCGCGCGCTGATCATCGGGATGGTGATTGTACTGGCGGTGTACGGCTTGGCGAACGTGGCTTACTGCTACGCCCTGCCGATGAGTGCGATTGTGACGGCCAACTCGACAGCCTATCCTGACGCGCCGCCGGTGGCGACCAAAGCCGTTGAGACGTTTCTCGGCGACGGCGGGTCGCGGTTGGTGTCGGCGGCGTTTGTGCTGTCGAGTTTGGGCGCGCTCAACGGCTCGATTCTGACCAATGCGCGCGTACCGTACGCCATGGCGCGCGACGGTCTGTTTTTTGCAAGTTTTGCGCGGCTCAACCGCGCCGCCGTGCCGGCGTGGGCTATGACGGCGCAGGCGTTGTGGGCCTGTATTTTAGCCGTGTCGGGGACGTTTGATCAGTTGACCGACTACGTTGTGTTTGCCTCGTGGGTGTTTTACGCACTGGCGACGGCGGGGGTGTTTGTCTTGCGCCGGACGCAGCCGGAAGCGGAACGCCCCTACCGGACGCTGGGCTATCCATTGGTCCCGCTGGCATTTCTCGCCGTAGCTGGATGGCTCATCATCAATACGCTGCTAACCAGTCCGGTGTCGTCGGGGATCGGATTAGGCATCATCGCCCTTGGGCTGCCGCTCTACTGGTTCAATCGCCGCCAAACGGCTCGCGCGGCGGTCTGA
- a CDS encoding glycosyltransferase family 2 protein has protein sequence MKQQPTPSVAAVLIARNEAARLPAALASVAWADERIVVVDAATTDATEEVAIACGARAVRHPFTNYAAQRNFGDTLTTCDWIFCLDADERATPTLGAAVRRAIAAPGPYVAFTVRRRNRYLGRWVRYGGWYPDRQLRLYRRGAGQWRGEFVHESFEPTGPTGRLDGEIEHEAINSLAEHQAKTNRYTDLAAQELRVGGRRIPLWKLLLWPPATFFKTYVIQLGCLDGFAGLCIAWFAAHYVFLKYAKARLPGD, from the coding sequence GTGAAGCAACAGCCTACACCTTCCGTCGCCGCTGTCCTGATTGCCCGTAACGAGGCCGCCCGGCTACCGGCGGCTTTAGCGTCTGTCGCTTGGGCGGATGAGCGGATTGTCGTGGTGGACGCGGCGACCACCGACGCAACAGAGGAGGTCGCCATCGCCTGCGGTGCGCGCGCCGTACGCCACCCGTTTACTAACTACGCTGCACAGCGAAATTTCGGCGACACCCTGACAACCTGTGACTGGATCTTTTGCCTGGATGCCGATGAACGTGCCACGCCAACGCTGGGCGCTGCCGTCCGCCGCGCCATCGCTGCGCCAGGGCCATATGTCGCGTTTACTGTTCGCCGGCGCAACCGCTATCTTGGGCGCTGGGTTCGGTACGGCGGCTGGTATCCCGACCGACAGTTGCGACTTTACCGACGCGGGGCGGGCCAGTGGCGCGGCGAGTTTGTCCATGAGTCTTTCGAGCCGACCGGGCCGACGGGACGGCTGGACGGCGAAATTGAGCACGAAGCCATCAACTCGCTGGCTGAGCATCAGGCCAAAACGAACCGCTACACTGATCTGGCGGCGCAGGAGCTACGGGTGGGTGGGCGGCGCATACCGTTGTGGAAACTGCTGCTCTGGCCGCCCGCGACGTTCTTCAAGACGTACGTCATACAGCTTGGTTGCCTTGACGGCTTCGCTGGTCTGTGCATCGCATGGTTTGCGGCGCACTATGTGTTTTTGAAGTACGCCAAGGCGCGGCTGCCCGGCGACTAA
- a CDS encoding ArsA family ATPase, giving the protein MRIITYFGKGGVGKTTLAAATALACAARGCKTLLMSVSAGHNLGDILGVAVGHTPTSVVPNLDGREVSALAEMRAQWSQIQDYVATILRGIGTGKSAYVQEVVLFPALEELTAMTEIWRAISEAQYEVVVVDTPPTAGMMTLLAGPEGLKWILSSIETWYRRLALLATPVMQALFPNRNPMDMLPEISRRVGEMRAALTNPEITSHRLVTRPEQIAVKDGLRLVTYHYLYECPVESVFVNRVRGAAEERAALEFLRSKVNGLPVVEIPNQLAEPIGITALTALAEQVFKTHDPLAQATPSPLMTLESAADGQYALKLKLPNLELDRLDLVTRAGELVLEIGHFKRNVLLPAEVRSKEAVGADYSGDTLTITFA; this is encoded by the coding sequence ATGCGGATCATAACGTACTTCGGCAAGGGCGGGGTCGGTAAGACGACGCTCGCGGCGGCGACGGCGCTCGCGTGCGCCGCACGCGGTTGTAAGACGCTGCTCATGAGCGTCAGCGCCGGACACAATCTTGGCGATATTCTGGGCGTCGCCGTCGGTCACACGCCTACTTCCGTTGTCCCCAATCTTGATGGGCGTGAAGTTAGCGCACTGGCGGAAATGCGCGCGCAGTGGTCGCAGATTCAGGACTACGTTGCCACCATTTTGCGCGGCATCGGCACGGGTAAGTCGGCCTATGTCCAAGAGGTCGTTTTGTTTCCGGCTTTAGAAGAGTTGACCGCCATGACAGAAATCTGGCGGGCCATTAGTGAGGCGCAATACGAGGTCGTTGTTGTGGATACACCGCCCACCGCCGGTATGATGACATTGCTGGCCGGGCCGGAAGGTCTCAAGTGGATTCTTTCCAGCATTGAGACTTGGTATCGCCGTTTAGCGCTGCTGGCGACGCCAGTCATGCAGGCGTTGTTTCCCAACCGTAACCCGATGGACATGCTTCCTGAAATCAGCAGGCGCGTTGGTGAAATGCGCGCGGCGCTAACCAACCCAGAAATCACTTCCCATCGCTTGGTGACGCGGCCGGAACAAATCGCCGTCAAAGATGGGTTGCGGCTGGTGACATATCATTACTTGTATGAGTGTCCCGTTGAGAGCGTGTTTGTCAATCGTGTTCGGGGCGCGGCGGAGGAACGAGCGGCGCTTGAGTTTCTCCGTTCCAAGGTGAACGGATTGCCGGTTGTGGAGATTCCAAACCAGTTGGCGGAGCCAATTGGGATCACGGCGCTGACGGCGTTGGCGGAGCAAGTCTTCAAAACCCATGACCCTCTAGCGCAAGCAACGCCGTCTCCGCTGATGACACTAGAGAGCGCCGCTGACGGGCAATACGCCCTGAAGTTGAAACTGCCCAATCTGGAACTTGACCGGCTTGATCTGGTGACACGGGCCGGCGAGCTTGTTCTCGAAATCGGCCACTTCAAGCGGAATGTGCTACTGCCGGCCGAAGTGCGGAGTAAGGAGGCTGTTGGTGCGGATTACAGCGGCGATACGCTAACGATTACCTTTGCCTGA
- a CDS encoding cation transporter, with amino-acid sequence MGVYCEHDCASEALYGRQRRTLQIALTINTVMFGVIVGAALYGRSTALLAEGLDNLGDALTYGLSLYVVSRDRAAKARVALFKGGLIFLAATVVAGRIVHHLLNPNAPLFEVMSVFALLGLAANGTCLWLLWRHRREDINMSSVWECSRNDVTANISVLAAAGLVWLTESAWPDLITATGLVLLLLRSSARVLGSALSELRAATS; translated from the coding sequence ATGGGTGTGTATTGCGAGCATGATTGCGCTTCGGAAGCGCTGTATGGACGTCAGCGCCGGACGCTGCAAATTGCCTTGACCATCAACACTGTCATGTTTGGGGTGATAGTCGGTGCGGCGCTCTATGGTCGCTCGACGGCGCTGCTGGCTGAAGGTCTCGACAACCTAGGCGACGCCTTGACCTACGGCCTGAGCCTCTACGTTGTGTCGCGCGACCGTGCCGCCAAAGCGCGCGTCGCCTTGTTCAAGGGCGGTCTTATCTTCTTGGCGGCGACGGTTGTGGCAGGGCGGATCGTTCACCATTTGCTCAACCCAAACGCGCCACTGTTTGAAGTCATGAGTGTGTTTGCGCTGCTTGGCTTGGCGGCAAATGGAACCTGCTTGTGGTTGCTATGGCGGCACAGGAGGGAAGACATCAACATGAGTTCCGTGTGGGAATGTTCGCGCAACGATGTGACGGCGAACATATCTGTGCTGGCGGCGGCCGGCTTGGTGTGGCTGACCGAATCGGCTTGGCCAGACCTCATCACGGCGACGGGTTTGGTGTTGCTGTTGCTGCGCTCATCGGCGCGGGTGCTTGGTTCGGCGTTAAGTGAGCTGCGCGCCGCGACAAGTTAA
- a CDS encoding aspartyl protease family protein: MAGLLYVVRWLGRTWFEKTTYRHAVLWLAICLVGGGALAFGAPVAVGGDEASEARRQVSNLVKQGRKLLRNGELDAAEQAYRQALALDANATQARCGLAMTLLKSRRHAEAYQELRPLLESPAKHDEALALSGVALIRAGLFRDGFDALKAALALKRNNPVALAGIAELACYENQLQLAAQLIEAAINENPEEADYYLLAARIASRLENFHLAAESLRNFLRLAPRTDTERRERIEGVIRFYSYLGTSRINVVHAHADVALPFELRGRRPHLSVRINGKGPFNFVLDTGASACVISNETAEKIGVRPVAAGGYARAVGGSGMFPIVYGVLKSLEIGPIKLGTVPVYLRDIQSLTENGAKVDGFLGLSTLADFNLTLDYPQRTLGLRYAPRDASPKEVTDMTADQGTTRLPFRLTESGLISLETQLDDGQILNFIFDSGASASVIDRSVVERHDWQSKILPNQSVRIVGAAGAAEQVPILRVNTLRVYDLVQQDVRLPVIDMRRLNESSGFEQSGILGGDFLAHCRIEIDFRRQRIAFTPTPNGVVKRRAEAAPSTASSGIARP; encoded by the coding sequence ATGGCGGGCTTGTTGTACGTGGTTCGGTGGCTTGGACGGACGTGGTTTGAAAAGACGACGTACCGACACGCGGTGCTGTGGCTGGCGATTTGTTTAGTGGGCGGCGGCGCGCTAGCGTTCGGCGCTCCTGTAGCGGTGGGTGGTGATGAGGCGTCTGAAGCGCGTCGTCAAGTTTCCAATCTCGTCAAGCAGGGGCGCAAGCTGCTGCGCAATGGTGAGTTGGACGCCGCCGAACAAGCCTACCGTCAGGCGCTCGCATTAGACGCCAACGCGACGCAGGCGCGGTGCGGTTTGGCGATGACGCTTCTCAAGAGCCGTCGTCACGCCGAGGCCTATCAAGAGCTTCGTCCACTGCTTGAGTCGCCTGCAAAACATGACGAGGCGCTGGCCCTGTCGGGTGTGGCCCTTATCCGCGCCGGGTTGTTCCGGGACGGTTTCGACGCTCTCAAGGCGGCTTTGGCGCTCAAGCGCAACAACCCTGTCGCTCTTGCAGGAATCGCCGAACTGGCTTGCTATGAAAACCAGCTTCAGTTGGCGGCGCAGTTGATTGAAGCGGCGATCAACGAGAACCCGGAAGAGGCGGATTACTACCTGCTGGCCGCCCGCATCGCTTCGCGGTTGGAAAACTTCCACCTCGCCGCCGAATCGCTGCGCAATTTTCTACGCTTGGCTCCCAGAACCGACACGGAGCGTCGTGAGCGGATTGAGGGCGTCATTCGTTTCTACAGCTATCTGGGCACGTCGCGGATCAATGTCGTCCATGCCCACGCCGATGTAGCGCTCCCTTTTGAACTCCGAGGTCGGCGGCCGCATCTCAGCGTGCGTATCAACGGGAAGGGGCCGTTCAACTTCGTCCTCGATACCGGGGCTAGCGCCTGTGTGATTTCCAATGAAACGGCGGAGAAAATCGGCGTCCGGCCGGTGGCGGCCGGCGGATATGCCCGCGCTGTGGGCGGTAGTGGGATGTTCCCGATTGTGTACGGCGTGCTTAAGTCGCTTGAAATTGGCCCAATCAAGCTTGGCACTGTGCCGGTTTATCTGCGCGACATTCAGAGCCTGACGGAGAACGGCGCCAAAGTGGATGGTTTTCTGGGGCTTTCGACGCTGGCCGATTTCAACCTGACGCTTGACTACCCGCAACGTACCTTGGGGTTGCGCTATGCGCCGCGCGATGCGTCGCCCAAGGAAGTCACTGACATGACCGCCGACCAAGGCACTACCCGCTTGCCGTTTCGCCTGACGGAAAGTGGCCTTATCAGCCTTGAAACACAACTTGACGACGGGCAAATCCTCAACTTTATCTTTGATTCGGGGGCGAGCGCCTCGGTCATTGACCGATCCGTCGTTGAGCGGCATGACTGGCAGTCTAAAATCCTGCCGAATCAGAGCGTTCGCATTGTCGGTGCGGCCGGCGCAGCAGAGCAAGTGCCTATCCTACGGGTCAATACCCTGCGCGTCTATGATCTTGTTCAGCAGGACGTGCGGCTGCCGGTCATTGATATGCGACGCTTGAATGAGTCTTCTGGTTTTGAACAGAGCGGAATCCTAGGCGGCGATTTCCTCGCGCACTGCCGGATTGAGATAGATTTTCGTCGCCAGCGCATTGCGTTTACCCCGACGCCGAATGGGGTCGTCAAGCGCCGGGCTGAAGCAGCGCCCTCGACCGCCAGCAGCGGCATAGCGCGGCCTTAG